One window of Methanothermobacter tenebrarum genomic DNA carries:
- a CDS encoding 4Fe-4S binding protein: MPKHIISGLRYLAAVNLTKQGHTQKEVANRLGINRSTVSHYLNGRNLSIRSIEVAKVITELCPRDFLLLTYALLQDTNKTRTIIKACQKRKFKASVKNSCIGCGICIDSCLMKAIKLDELKAKIDSEWCCGCLICVEMCPTNSIEIEEVED, encoded by the coding sequence ATGCCAAAACATATAATTTCAGGACTCCGGTACCTTGCAGCAGTAAACTTGACAAAACAGGGACACACACAAAAAGAGGTAGCCAACAGACTAGGCATCAACCGGTCCACAGTTTCCCACTACTTAAATGGCAGAAACCTTTCAATAAGATCAATAGAAGTTGCAAAGGTAATAACAGAACTATGTCCAAGGGACTTCCTACTTCTAACCTACGCCCTCCTACAAGACACAAATAAAACAAGAACAATAATCAAAGCCTGCCAAAAAAGAAAATTCAAAGCATCAGTGAAAAATTCGTGCATCGGATGCGGTATTTGCATAGACAGTTGCCTTATGAAAGCCATAAAACTGGATGAACTAAAGGCAAAAATAGACTCTGAATGGTGTTGTGGTTGCCTCATATGTGTTGAAATGTGTCCAACAAATTCTATAGAAATTGAGGAGGTAGAAGATTGA
- the fwdF gene encoding tungsten-dependent formylmethanofuran dehydrogenase subunit FwdF: METTEVIEEGGNITVERAGEETRKLYFNNGLCAVCGLCEEICPVEAIEVNPTGAMIRTEQETSKITIDEGKCVLCGMCSSICPFQALDLQIDGTSIKEIPGYPQLLKSAEIDEEECINCKACETACPQDAITITRDLPERKDLVTGEIEIDKDTCIYCGICEEMCPADAIQIDHEEPTSINPVIASDINVDEDKCVHCGICKRVCPVDAIMQVCRICPYGEYEIEEPEITGTSYIDPELCVNCGWCQEICPVDAATVTKPFEGELILDEEKCQGCETCVMVCPCNVLSFPKPEKPGEKPEKLHKDEKFCIYCGACEKSCPVDAITVKRTNINYTPTRSKAWQNAFESLTK, from the coding sequence ATGGAAACTACAGAAGTAATAGAAGAAGGGGGGAACATTACAGTTGAAAGAGCCGGCGAAGAGACGCGAAAGTTGTATTTCAACAACGGCCTCTGCGCAGTCTGCGGCTTATGTGAAGAAATCTGCCCAGTAGAAGCCATCGAAGTCAACCCCACCGGTGCCATGATCAGAACAGAACAAGAAACCAGTAAAATAACCATAGACGAAGGAAAATGCGTATTATGTGGAATGTGCAGTTCAATATGCCCATTCCAGGCACTAGACCTCCAAATAGACGGCACATCCATAAAAGAAATCCCAGGATATCCACAACTACTAAAATCAGCCGAAATAGACGAAGAAGAATGCATAAACTGCAAAGCCTGTGAAACAGCATGCCCACAAGACGCAATAACCATAACAAGAGACCTCCCAGAAAGAAAAGACCTAGTCACCGGAGAAATCGAAATAGACAAAGACACCTGCATATACTGTGGAATCTGCGAAGAAATGTGCCCAGCAGACGCCATCCAAATAGACCACGAAGAACCCACATCAATAAACCCAGTCATAGCAAGCGACATCAACGTAGACGAAGACAAATGCGTCCACTGCGGAATCTGCAAGAGAGTATGCCCAGTCGACGCGATAATGCAAGTATGCAGAATCTGCCCATACGGAGAATACGAAATAGAAGAACCAGAAATAACAGGAACATCTTACATAGACCCTGAATTATGTGTCAACTGTGGATGGTGCCAAGAAATCTGCCCAGTAGACGCTGCCACGGTCACGAAACCATTCGAAGGCGAACTAATACTCGACGAAGAAAAATGTCAAGGATGCGAAACATGCGTCATGGTATGCCCATGCAACGTCCTCTCATTCCCCAAACCAGAAAAACCAGGAGAAAAACCCGAAAAACTTCATAAAGACGAAAAATTCTGCATCTACTGTGGCGCTTGTGAAAAATCCTGTCCCGTAGATGCAATAACAGTCAAAAGGACAAACATCAACTATACACCAACCAGATCAAAAGCATGGCAAAACGCCTTCGAATCCTTAACAAAATAA
- a CDS encoding 4Fe-4S binding protein encodes MAIELKAYPDLCHGCGNCVVACPVNALRSPEIAGGKGPTEDVEVIMIVEDGVINIKNSDLCGKCGTCVESCPVDAIRLEESE; translated from the coding sequence ATGGCGATAGAACTAAAAGCATACCCAGACCTCTGTCACGGGTGTGGAAACTGTGTCGTAGCATGTCCAGTCAATGCCCTAAGAAGCCCCGAAATTGCAGGAGGTAAAGGACCCACAGAAGACGTAGAAGTTATAATGATAGTTGAAGATGGTGTCATCAACATAAAAAATTCAGATCTCTGCGGAAAATGTGGAACATGTGTTGAAAGTTGTCCCGTAGATGCGATAAGACTGGAGGAATCAGAATGA
- the fwdD gene encoding tungsten-dependent formylmethanofuran dehydrogenase subunit FwdD yields MRAILNTGRTIWQGQAIEAGKDLKLYVDAAAIVYMNPEMMRELGVREGDNVKVISEYGDVVVKVAETKEALPEDMIYIPMGPWANRVVRPNTDTTATPSFKNIPVEVIPADEEVLDMPTLMKKVYGKLGQI; encoded by the coding sequence ATGAGAGCAATACTAAATACTGGTAGAACCATATGGCAAGGACAAGCCATAGAAGCCGGGAAAGACCTTAAATTATACGTGGATGCTGCTGCAATAGTCTACATGAACCCCGAGATGATGAGAGAACTAGGAGTAAGAGAAGGGGACAACGTAAAAGTCATATCAGAATACGGAGACGTTGTTGTTAAAGTCGCCGAGACAAAAGAGGCCCTACCAGAGGACATGATATATATCCCAATGGGCCCCTGGGCCAACCGCGTTGTAAGACCTAACACAGACACAACAGCAACCCCAAGCTTCAAAAACATCCCCGTAGAAGTCATACCAGCAGATGAAGAAGTACTTGACATGCCAACACTAATGAAAAAAGTTTATGGCAAACTCGGTCAAATTTAA
- the fwdA gene encoding tungsten-dependent formylmethanofuran dehydrogenase subunit FwdA, with protein sequence MELIIKNGFVYCPQSGIDGEKMDICVKDGKIVESVSDDAKVIDASGKIVMPGGVDPHAHIAGPKVNIGRTYRPEDSKKAAAKFKGGRAGSGFSVPSTFMAGYNYAKMGYTTAMEAAMPPLLARHTHEEFHDTPLIDHSAYTLFGNNWFVMEYLKEGDIDKCAAYASWLLKATKGYTIKLVNPAGTEAWGWGGNVHGIHEPVPYFDITPAEIIKGLAEVNEKLRMPHSIHLHCNDLGHPGNYETTLASFEVPKGIKPNPAVGSRDTVLYATHVQFHSYAGTTWRDFESGAPPIADYVNKHDHLIIDVGQVTLDETTTMTADGPMEYDLHSLNGLKWANCDVELETGAGVVPFLYVPKAPVPSVQWGIGLELFLLIKDANKVCLTTDHPNAGPFTRYPRIMAWLMSNKYRMEYIEEKLHSWVQRRSSIATIDREYTFYEIAQVSRATPAKALGLSDVKGHLAPGADADIAIYDINPETTDPSNDYMAIEKAFENASYVLKDGQIIVKDGNVVKTREHGRTYWVDTQVEEDIYKEVLADVERKFKQYYSVNLENYPVQDAYLPKSAPVKGVIL encoded by the coding sequence ATGGAGCTTATAATAAAAAACGGATTTGTTTACTGCCCCCAAAGCGGCATTGACGGGGAAAAGATGGACATATGCGTCAAAGACGGTAAAATCGTTGAAAGCGTCAGCGACGATGCAAAGGTTATCGACGCCTCAGGCAAAATAGTAATGCCAGGTGGAGTGGACCCACACGCACACATAGCAGGCCCAAAAGTCAACATAGGAAGAACATACAGGCCAGAAGACAGCAAAAAAGCCGCTGCAAAATTTAAAGGTGGAAGAGCCGGCAGCGGATTCTCAGTCCCCTCAACCTTCATGGCAGGATACAATTATGCCAAGATGGGCTACACCACTGCAATGGAAGCCGCAATGCCACCATTACTCGCAAGACACACACACGAAGAATTCCATGACACACCCCTAATAGACCATTCAGCCTACACATTATTCGGTAACAACTGGTTCGTAATGGAATACCTTAAAGAAGGAGACATCGACAAATGCGCAGCATACGCATCATGGCTCCTAAAAGCCACAAAGGGCTACACCATCAAACTCGTGAACCCTGCAGGTACAGAAGCATGGGGATGGGGTGGGAACGTCCACGGCATACACGAACCCGTACCATACTTTGACATCACCCCAGCAGAGATCATAAAGGGCCTCGCAGAAGTCAATGAAAAACTAAGAATGCCACATTCAATACACCTACACTGTAACGACCTCGGACACCCAGGCAACTACGAGACAACACTCGCATCCTTTGAAGTGCCAAAGGGCATAAAACCCAACCCAGCAGTAGGAAGCAGAGACACGGTCTTATATGCTACACACGTACAATTCCACAGTTACGCCGGGACAACATGGAGAGACTTCGAATCAGGAGCCCCACCAATCGCAGATTATGTCAACAAACATGACCACCTAATCATAGACGTTGGACAAGTAACACTAGATGAGACAACAACAATGACAGCAGACGGTCCGATGGAATACGACCTACACTCACTAAATGGCCTCAAATGGGCCAACTGTGACGTAGAACTCGAAACCGGCGCAGGAGTGGTCCCATTCTTGTACGTGCCAAAAGCCCCAGTCCCCTCAGTCCAATGGGGGATAGGCCTAGAACTATTCCTACTAATCAAAGATGCCAACAAAGTTTGTCTCACGACAGACCATCCAAACGCCGGTCCATTCACCAGATACCCAAGGATCATGGCCTGGTTAATGAGTAACAAATACAGGATGGAATACATAGAAGAAAAACTACACAGTTGGGTCCAGAGAAGAAGCAGTATAGCCACCATTGACAGAGAATACACATTCTATGAAATAGCCCAAGTTTCAAGGGCCACACCAGCAAAGGCACTTGGACTAAGTGACGTTAAAGGACACCTCGCCCCAGGTGCAGATGCTGACATAGCAATATATGATATCAACCCAGAGACAACAGACCCATCCAACGATTACATGGCAATTGAAAAGGCATTCGAAAATGCAAGCTACGTCCTAAAAGACGGGCAAATAATAGTAAAGGATGGTAACGTTGTCAAGACAAGAGAACATGGAAGAACATACTGGGTTGACACACAAGTAGAAGAAGACATATACAAAGAAGTCCTAGCCGATGTTGAAAGAAAATTCAAACAATACTATTCCGTAAACCTCGAGAATTATCCTGTACAGGATGCATATCTGCCAAAGTCTGCTCCAGTTAAAGGGGTGATATTATGA
- the fwdC gene encoding tungsten-dependent formylmethanofuran dehydrogenase subunit FwdC, giving the protein MSEIILTPLDQPEVPLEASNIKPDIFAGKTIQEIKNIEILHGNIPVKLSDFFEVTGETSENPAELKIIIDGDVDRTKRIGEGMSAGEILIKGDVNMYVGAEMKGGKITVEGNAGAWAGQTMIGGELEILGDAGDYVGSSYRGDWRGMQGGTIIVHGNAGNEIGEYMNGGKIIIKGDVNIMTGIHMNNGLIIVEGDAIARVGAEMAGGTIVVKGIVNEFLPGFEYLGVEKDIEVDGQTIPGAFYKFLGDHAIKGAKGTVYVAVRGNSHIVP; this is encoded by the coding sequence ATGAGCGAGATAATATTAACACCCTTAGATCAGCCAGAGGTGCCACTAGAAGCCTCCAACATAAAACCTGACATATTCGCCGGTAAAACTATCCAAGAGATCAAAAACATCGAAATACTCCACGGGAACATCCCTGTTAAATTATCAGACTTCTTCGAAGTAACTGGTGAAACATCTGAGAATCCTGCAGAGCTCAAAATAATCATTGATGGAGACGTTGACAGGACAAAAAGAATAGGAGAAGGGATGAGCGCTGGTGAAATCCTCATCAAAGGTGATGTCAACATGTACGTCGGCGCTGAGATGAAAGGCGGTAAAATAACAGTTGAAGGAAACGCCGGAGCATGGGCAGGACAAACCATGATAGGCGGCGAACTAGAAATCCTAGGAGATGCAGGAGACTATGTAGGATCCTCCTACCGTGGAGACTGGAGAGGTATGCAAGGCGGTACCATAATAGTCCATGGAAACGCTGGCAACGAGATCGGAGAATACATGAACGGTGGCAAAATCATCATCAAAGGCGACGTGAACATAATGACAGGAATACACATGAACAACGGACTTATCATAGTCGAAGGAGACGCTATTGCAAGGGTCGGCGCCGAAATGGCTGGAGGAACAATAGTAGTAAAAGGTATAGTCAACGAATTCCTCCCAGGATTCGAATACCTAGGCGTTGAAAAAGACATTGAAGTAGATGGACAAACAATACCCGGAGCTTTCTACAAGTTCCTAGGAGATCATGCTATTAAAGGCGCGAAAGGGACAGTATACGTGGCTGTTAGAGGTAACAGTCATATAGTCCCATAA
- a CDS encoding formylmethanofuran dehydrogenase subunit B: MMEYVKNVVCPFCGTLCDDIICKVENGKIVGTINACRIAHNKFVHTEGATRYTKPLIRKNGELVEVTYDEAIEKTAEILAEAKRPLLYGWSSTECEAHAVGMELAEETGAVIDNTASVCHGPSVLALQDVGYPTCTLGEVKNRADVVVYWGCNPMHAHPRHISRHVFSRGFFRDRGRPDRTVIVVDPRETDTAKLADIHLQVEFDRDYELIDAMRAYLLGHEILYDEVAGIPRETIEEAVEIMKNAQFGILFWGMGLTQSRGKHRNIDTAIMLTEDLNDFGKFNLIPMRGHYNVTGFNQVASWESGFPYCVDFSAGEPRYNPGETGANDLLQNREADALMVIASDPGAHFPQKAVEYMAEIPVIAIEPHRTPTTELADIIIPPAIVGLEVEGTAYRMEGVPIRMRKVVETDLLPDKEIVEKILEKVREIKASK, translated from the coding sequence ATAATGGAATATGTTAAAAATGTTGTCTGCCCCTTCTGCGGGACCCTATGTGACGACATCATATGTAAAGTAGAAAACGGTAAAATAGTGGGCACAATAAACGCTTGCAGGATTGCTCACAATAAATTCGTACATACAGAGGGTGCAACACGCTACACAAAACCACTCATAAGAAAAAACGGGGAACTTGTCGAAGTAACCTATGACGAGGCAATAGAAAAAACTGCCGAGATCTTAGCAGAAGCCAAAAGGCCCCTATTATATGGTTGGAGCTCCACCGAATGTGAAGCACATGCTGTGGGCATGGAACTGGCAGAGGAAACAGGAGCAGTCATCGACAACACAGCATCAGTATGCCATGGACCCTCAGTCCTCGCACTACAAGACGTAGGATACCCAACATGCACGTTAGGGGAGGTTAAAAACAGGGCAGACGTTGTAGTCTATTGGGGATGCAACCCAATGCACGCCCACCCAAGGCACATATCACGTCACGTGTTCTCCAGAGGATTCTTCAGGGACCGTGGAAGACCCGACAGGACCGTCATAGTAGTAGATCCTAGGGAAACAGACACCGCAAAACTCGCAGACATCCACTTACAAGTAGAATTTGACAGAGACTATGAACTCATCGACGCAATGAGAGCATACCTACTCGGACATGAAATATTATACGACGAAGTAGCAGGAATCCCAAGAGAAACCATCGAAGAAGCAGTTGAAATCATGAAAAACGCCCAATTTGGGATACTATTCTGGGGTATGGGCCTAACCCAGAGCAGAGGAAAACACAGAAACATTGACACTGCCATTATGCTAACCGAAGACTTGAACGACTTCGGTAAATTCAACCTAATACCAATGAGAGGCCATTATAATGTTACAGGATTCAACCAGGTAGCCTCCTGGGAGAGCGGATTCCCCTACTGTGTCGACTTTTCAGCTGGCGAACCAAGATACAACCCCGGAGAGACTGGTGCAAACGATCTTCTCCAGAACAGAGAAGCAGACGCATTAATGGTCATAGCATCTGATCCAGGTGCCCATTTCCCACAGAAGGCTGTTGAGTACATGGCCGAGATCCCAGTGATAGCTATTGAACCTCACAGGACGCCAACAACCGAATTAGCCGATATTATAATCCCACCAGCTATTGTTGGTCTTGAAGTAGAGGGGACCGCCTATAGGATGGAGGGCGTGCCTATAAGGATGAGAAAAGTCGTTGAAACAGACCTATTACCTGATAAGGAAATAGTGGAGAAAATCCTAGAAAAGGTGAGGGAGATCAAAGCATCCAAGTAA
- a CDS encoding DUF2097 domain-containing protein produces MEAEKRCATCEELCRYIKEEVKPGDIVRLSLGRVYIPGKVITNNNGIIQVKIDSEMIKGLTTIDVEKLKDYLIELEHECEGSVCIIEAVDEEEGQE; encoded by the coding sequence ATGGAAGCTGAAAAAAGATGTGCCACATGCGAGGAACTCTGCCGTTACATTAAAGAGGAAGTAAAACCAGGAGATATTGTAAGATTGTCCCTTGGCAGAGTATATATCCCAGGGAAGGTTATAACAAACAATAATGGTATCATACAAGTAAAGATTGACAGTGAAATGATAAAAGGACTTACAACAATCGACGTTGAAAAACTCAAAGATTATCTCATAGAACTAGAACATGAATGTGAAGGTAGCGTGTGCATAATAGAGGCAGTTGATGAAGAGGAGGGCCAAGAATGA
- a CDS encoding DUF128 domain-containing protein, translating into MMEILRILSEHEEILGAKAIARELKKKGYDLGERAVRYHMRILDEKGFTKRIGYSGRKITKKGLKEIEKGLVYDQVDFIFSKFEEMIHQTSFNPITGKGKVVINTSMTPQEALPIIKKAFKEGLCVSPYARLEKIDENYKIMTVCGTTIDGLLLKEGIPIIPTFAGLVEIEDHTPRRFTELIAYKKTSMMPLEAFTAGEMTSVLDVIEYGEGRIPANFRLIPETGREKALRLLDKLQRMKIGGVIKVGEAGENLLGIPVDDGMVGIAIIGGITPICAAQEAGYDINIKMAESLLEFNKLDLITHPRRLLKEPKTPSREKVGILLTKAWNLIQQVDFDPDTITGKVIANISILKREDLDRALEIIQEVCEEKPEYSTSPYFRIIELEDGKVGIASVCSLTVDGVLINQGIMSTPTYSGLLEIKDDMRRFVELTAYNGSSVEPHEIYISKGMTSVYDSLTGSGRIMASLREIPYIAREEALEVIEKLRGSGLTILKVGRTNEILYNAKVGRYKVGIVTPGGLNPLAAVKENGIEVKVKAVESLMEISNFFIIK; encoded by the coding sequence ATGATGGAAATTTTAAGGATATTATCCGAACATGAAGAGATCCTCGGAGCGAAGGCGATAGCCAGAGAACTTAAAAAGAAAGGCTATGATCTAGGTGAAAGGGCAGTCAGATATCACATGCGCATACTCGACGAAAAAGGATTCACCAAACGCATAGGATACTCTGGCCGGAAAATAACAAAAAAGGGGCTAAAGGAGATAGAAAAGGGCCTAGTCTATGATCAAGTCGATTTTATATTCTCAAAATTCGAAGAAATGATACATCAGACAAGCTTCAACCCTATAACTGGTAAGGGGAAGGTTGTGATAAACACTTCCATGACCCCCCAAGAGGCTCTCCCCATTATCAAAAAGGCCTTCAAAGAAGGTTTATGTGTAAGTCCATATGCAAGATTGGAGAAAATAGATGAGAACTACAAGATAATGACAGTATGTGGGACCACAATTGATGGTTTACTCCTCAAGGAGGGCATACCCATAATCCCAACCTTCGCGGGATTGGTTGAAATAGAAGATCATACACCAAGAAGGTTCACAGAACTTATAGCATATAAAAAGACTTCGATGATGCCACTTGAAGCCTTCACAGCAGGGGAGATGACATCAGTCCTCGATGTGATAGAATATGGGGAAGGTAGAATACCTGCTAATTTCCGCCTCATCCCAGAAACAGGCCGCGAAAAGGCCCTAAGATTATTGGATAAACTCCAAAGGATGAAGATTGGAGGGGTTATTAAAGTAGGCGAAGCTGGGGAGAACCTACTAGGCATACCCGTGGATGATGGGATGGTTGGAATAGCGATCATAGGGGGTATAACACCCATCTGCGCAGCCCAAGAGGCGGGCTATGATATTAATATTAAAATGGCTGAAAGCCTATTAGAATTTAACAAACTAGATTTGATCACGCACCCCAGAAGACTGTTAAAAGAACCGAAAACGCCCAGTAGGGAAAAGGTCGGAATCCTCTTGACCAAGGCATGGAATCTCATACAACAAGTAGATTTCGACCCTGATACGATAACTGGGAAGGTCATAGCTAACATTTCAATTTTAAAAAGAGAAGATCTTGACAGGGCCCTTGAGATCATCCAAGAAGTGTGCGAAGAAAAACCAGAATATTCAACATCACCCTATTTTAGGATAATAGAATTAGAAGATGGTAAGGTGGGTATAGCTAGTGTATGTAGCTTAACAGTTGATGGTGTTCTCATAAACCAGGGTATCATGTCAACTCCAACTTATAGTGGATTACTCGAGATAAAAGATGATATGCGAAGGTTCGTTGAACTTACAGCCTATAATGGATCATCAGTCGAACCCCATGAGATATACATTTCAAAGGGGATGACAAGTGTATATGATTCCCTCACAGGATCTGGGAGGATAATGGCAAGTTTAAGGGAGATACCATACATTGCAAGGGAAGAAGCCCTAGAAGTGATAGAGAAGCTTAGGGGATCCGGCCTTACCATCCTAAAGGTTGGGAGAACAAATGAGATCCTGTACAATGCCAAGGTTGGAAGATACAAGGTGGGTATCGTCACACCAGGCGGGTTAAACCCCCTTGCAGCGGTCAAAGAAAATGGGATAGAGGTTAAGGTCAAGGCTGTTGAATCACTCATGGAGATAAGTAACTTTTTTATCATCAAATAA
- a CDS encoding diacylglycerol/polyprenol kinase family protein has protein sequence MKYKREILRQLIHATGIIFVIIQPWVGVRNLILLGILAAFIGEIIRQYDLRRPIPLFSWLLRTCRRDTAERGFIYYFIGLAITYTLFGSNIPIANAAILILTIGDAASTIVGKLYGKHPLPYKPNKTFEGSIAFIIIGFMGALTQVNPIIAFIGAFTGSLIEAYTPIEDNITIPIMAGLGMYISSIL, from the coding sequence TTGAAATATAAACGAGAAATCCTAAGGCAACTTATACATGCTACTGGTATAATATTCGTGATAATACAACCTTGGGTTGGAGTGCGAAACCTCATTTTATTAGGCATCCTAGCAGCATTTATAGGTGAGATCATCCGCCAATACGACCTCAGACGCCCCATACCCTTATTTTCATGGTTACTGAGAACCTGTCGCAGAGATACTGCTGAAAGAGGATTCATATATTATTTTATAGGCTTGGCCATAACCTACACACTCTTTGGGTCGAATATTCCAATTGCAAACGCGGCTATACTCATTCTAACAATTGGTGATGCTGCATCCACCATCGTCGGTAAACTCTATGGGAAACATCCGCTACCATACAAGCCCAATAAGACATTTGAAGGTTCCATCGCGTTCATAATCATAGGATTCATGGGAGCATTAACACAAGTTAACCCTATCATAGCCTTCATAGGGGCATTCACGGGATCGTTAATAGAAGCATACACTCCAATAGAAGATAATATCACCATACCCATAATGGCCGGGCTTGGCATGTACATTTCATCCATCCTCTAA